From a region of the Oryzias melastigma strain HK-1 linkage group LG4, ASM292280v2, whole genome shotgun sequence genome:
- the LOC112150097 gene encoding MARVEL domain-containing protein 3 yields the protein MSQPSGSNEENPDTDGGQQGETNALTGGTASPSQDRSPGPRHSLRFRILRFMYKCMDILTRRGIVLICTVLTNALVLVCVVSAQSGIIDNNLNLQGTDLELVKDLNLEFSQKKIPGAYGGGAFSLIFGVASLVFAVAGSKPPLQMPQMWMKAAFVFQVVGAVLYVIAVGVYLHFVIDVNSTDECKQRERIYSRNGYTWINCEVGGADTAAAVFGLMTAILYTAGAVFTIQTFKRVSRFVRERDAEAKKQRSQRGPQ from the exons ATGAGTCAGCCGTCTGGTTCAAATGAGGAGAACCCGGACACTGATGGAGGCCAGCAGGGGGAGACAAACGCCCTCACCGGGGGGACGGCGTCTCCATCACAGGACAG ATCACCTGGACCCCGTCATTCCCTCCGTTTCAGGATTCTGCGGTTCATGTACAAATGTATGGACATTTTAACCAGGAGAG GTATCGTGCTGATCTGTACTGTCCTGACCAACGCTCTGGTCCTGGTCTGCGTGGTCTCAGCTCAGTCTGGCATCATTGACAACAACCTGAACCTGCAGGGCACCGACCTGGAGCTGGTGAAGGATCTGAACCTGGAGTTCAGCCAGAAGAAGATTCCGGGCGCCTACGGGGGCGGGGCCTTTAGCCTGATCTTTGGGGTCGCTTCCCTGGTGTTTGCGGTCGCTGGGAGCAAACCCCCCCTGCAGATGCCACAGATGTGGATGAAGGCGGCGTTTGTGTTCCAGGTGGTGGGGGCGGTGCTCTACGTTATAGCTGTGGGCGTCTACCTTCATTTCGTGATCGACGTCAACTCCACGGATGAGTGTAAGCAGCGCGAGAGGATCTATTCACGAAACGGCTACACCTGGATAAACTGTGAAGTGGGCGGGGCAgacacagctgctgctgtgtttgGCCTGATGACAGCCATCCTGTACACCGCCGGCGCGGTTTTTACCATCCAGACCTTTAAAAGAGTGTCTCGTTTTGTGCGGGAAAGAGATGCAGAGGCAAAGAAACAGAGGAGCCAACGAGGTCCCCAATGA